TGGCGGAGTCGAGGTGCCGTCCCGCCCAGAAGGGGGGTTCACCGCGTACGACGTGCCGCCCGGCTCGGCCTGGTACCGGCTCCGGGCGGTGTACACGCCGAAGGTATGGGGCTTCGAGGACGGCGTGGTGGACACGACCTGGGGCTTCGACTCCCAGACTCCGGCCGCCGGCACCGTGCCCACCGGCTACGCGTGCGGGTTCACCGGGACCGCCGGCAGCGGCGACTGCGCGGCGACCCCGCTGCTGCTGCTCGACTACGGCATCCCCCACGACCTCGACTACCGGGTCCCGAAGGCCTCCACCGTCAACATCACGGTCACCCGCCATCACCAGCCGGGCGCCCCCGACCCCGAGTTCGCCGAACTGGCGGCCTCCGTCTCCTACAACGGCGGCACCACCTGGCAGTCCATCACGCCGACCCGGAACTCCGGAACGCAGTACACACTGCCGGTGGCGACCCCCGACCAGCCCGGAGCGAAGGTCAGCCTCCGGATCCTGGCCGAGGACGCCGACGGCAACACCATCACGCAGACGTTCAAGGACGTCGTCAGCCTGAGCGGCTAACGCCGTGAGCCCGCGCGGCGAGGCGCACCACCGCACCTCGCCGCGCGGCTCTGACGCCGGTCATGGGCCGGGGGCCGTCTCCTGACGGCAGGCTCCCGCGGCTTCAGCGCGCGAACCCGTGCAGCAGGGCCCTGACCATCGATGCGGGGTCCGGCTGTGGCACGTCGATGAGGCCGCGGTAGACGACCAGGCCGACGACCATGTCGGCCAGCAGCCACAGGTCGGTGTCCGGGGACAGTTCGCCCCTGTCGATCGCGCGCTCGAAGATCGCCCAGTCGCTGCGTCGCTTGTCGCGCATGGCGGTGCGGATGACCTCGGCGACGCCGGGGTCCCTGGCCGCCTCGCCGAAGACCTCCCTGGTCGTCTTCGCGAACTCGGGCGTGTTCCAGCCGGCGAGCGTCTGGGTCACGATCACCATCAGGTCGCCTTCGAGCGAGCCGGTGTCGGGCGTCTCCGGGACCTGGGCGTTCAAGGCGAGGGTGAGGGCGTCGAGCAGCATGTCGCGCTTGGTGGCGTAGCGGCGGAACACGCTGGCCCTGCCGACACCGGCGGCCGATGCCAGCTCGTCCATGGTGAACGAGGGCCCCTTGGCGGCCAGCAGCATGACCGCCGCCTCCTTGATCCGCGCATCGACGGTGGGATCGGGCTTGCGTCCGCGCGCCTTCATTGTGATACTCCAAGTATCAGAAACTCTGAGTCTCATAAATAGAGGTGGGAACCTGAGGGTACTCATCGTCGGCGGCGGCGTCGCGGGGCCGGCCGCGGCGCGCGGGCTCACCGCGGCGGGGCACGACGTCGAGGTGGACGAGGCGGCGCCGGAACTTCGCACCGAGGGCGGTTCGGTCACGATCTGGCCCGGGGCGATCGGCATCCTGCGAGAGTTCGCGGTCGACCTGGACGGCGCGGGCCCTGGGCGCTGAGCCGATCGCCCGATGACCCGCGCGCCTACGAACACGCCAGGTCCAAGAACGTTCGCAGGGTCGCGCGGATCGCGGGCGCCGAACTGCCGAGCCGACAAGGGCGGTTGAGCGGCCTCATGTCCGACGCGTCGGCCACCAGGTCCACCATCTCCTGGCTCCGCTCGGCCGGCGGCTACCTTCAGCAACAAGCCCGGCAATGCTCGGCCGTCACCCCACGCTGACCGAACACCGGGAACCTCGTCGGAGGGCATGTTCCTCCGGTTCAGGGCCGACTACGCATGGGTGAACGCCGAGGACGTTCGGGATGTGGGGGAGGGAGAGGCCGACTGCGACCAGCGGACAAGGGAACGCGCACTCCCCGCCATTTTCAAGTTATAGCGGACAGGGGGGCTTGCCACAAGACCCCCGTTCTGGCGCAGAATCGCAGGTCGAAAGTCTGATCCGGGGAAATGGGGGAGCGGAATGCGGGTTTTGTTGTCGGTGTACGGCTCGCGTGGGGACGTCGAGCCGATGGCGGCGCTCGCGGTGCGGTTGCGGGAGCTCGGCGTCGAGTCTCGGGTGTGCGCGCCGCCGGACGAGGAGTTCGCCGAGCGGCTGGCCGGGGCCGGTGTGACGCTGGTGCCGGCGGGGCTGCCGGTGCGGGAATTCATCAAGCGGGCCGGGGCCCGCCCGGCGGAGAATTTCCAGGATTCCGTGGCGGCGTTGCTCGCCGCGCAATACGAGGCGGTCGCCGCGGCCGCCGAGGGATGTGATCTGGTGGTGGCCACCGGTTTGATGCCGGCCTCCGCCGCCGCACGGTCGGTCGCCGAGCGGATGGGCATCGCGTACATGCTCACGGCCTACTGTCCATGGATCCTTCCGTCGCCTCACCACCGGCCGTTCTCGTACCCGACCCGACCGCTTCCCGAGGACGTCACCGACAACCGGGCGCTGTGGGAGCTGGACCGCGAGAACATGAACGTCATCTTCGGCGGGCCGCTGAACGAGCACCGGAGATCGATCGGGCTGCCCCCCGTGGAGAGCGTCCGTGACCACGTCTTCACCGATCGGCCGCTGCTGGCGGCGGACCCGACCCTGGCCCCTTGGCGGCGGCCGGCCGACCTGGACGTCGTTCAGACCGGAGCGTGGATCATCCCCGACGACCGCCCGCTGTCACCGGATCTCATGGCCTTCCTGGACGCCGGCGCACCACCGGTGTACGTGGGCTTCGGGAGCATGTCCATGAGCACGTCCAAGGACGCCGCCCAGGTGGCCATCGAGGCCGTTCGCGGCCACGGACGCCGCGCCATCGTCTCCCAGGGCTGGGCCGACCTGGGCCTGATCGACGACAAGGACGACTGTTTCGCCATCGGGGAGGCCAACCACCAGGCCCTCTTCGGTCGCGTGGCCGCCGTCGTCCACCACGGCGGCGGGGGAACGACGACCAAGGCGGCCCTGGCCGGCGCCCCTCAAGTGATCGTCCCCCAGGTGGTCGACCAGCCGTACTGGGGCCGTCGGGTCACCGAACTCGGCATCGGCGCGACCCTCGACGGCCCGACCCCGACCACCGAGACCCTGTCCGCCGCCCTCGACACCGCCCTGGCCCTCGAGACCCGCTCCCGAGCCTCTGGCCTCGCCGGCGAGATCCGCACCGACGGCGCCGCCACGACCGCCCGACTGATCCTCGACACCCTCGGATGAACGAACCCCACGACGCGCGTGGGCCGCACCGCCTCATCATCGGCCCGCGCGCGCCGGGGCCGGCCCTCTAGCGGGACCCTAGAAGATCACTAGATCCGTACTCGAAGCTGATCTTTGTGAGTCACGCCGGTAGTGCGTTCCACGAGGCGGGGCGGGGAGCGCGGGCGCCGCGCATCGGCCCGGTCCTGGTGCTGGCGGTGGGGTGCGCCGCGGTGATCGTCTGGGTGCTGCGCGAGCGGGCGCTGTACGTGCCCGTGGGATCGATCCAGTCGACCATGCCGATGGGCGGTCACGGGCACGGCCTCGATCTGCGGGTGCCCGCGCCCAGGGCGGGCCCGGGGCCGAGTCGGGCGGCGCTGGCGGTGCTGGCGCTGCATCAGGCGATCGCCGGGGTGGCGCTGGCGGCGTGGGGCGTACGGCGACTGTGCGCGAGGGTCGGGCGGGACGTCCAGGGGGCCGCGGCCCTGTTGGGGTTCGCCGTCGCCGCCGCGGTCGTCATGGCCGTGGTCTGCGTGCCGGCCGCGCACCTGGCGCTGGGGGCGGTGTCGTCCTCGGTCGCGGTGGCCGAGGCGGTGGCGGTGCTGCGCCTCACCTTCATGCTCACGGTCGTCGGCGGAATGCTGCTCGGCGTCCCCTAGCGGCCGGGCGCGGATGGAAGGGACCTCGATGCTCAACCGAAGAGACAGCCTCAAGCTCGGCGCGGTGGCGGGCGCGGCGATGCTGGTGCCGGCCGGTCGGCTCTCCGCGGTGTTCGCGGACGACGAGGGGACGGCGAGCACGCCGTTCACGCGCGCGCTGCCGATCCCGCCGGTGCTGAGGCCGGTGTCGTCCACCGCCGACCACGACCTGTACGACATGACGCTCGCGCCGACCACGGCGAGCATCCTGCCGGGGCTGCAGACGCCGCTGCTGACGTTCAACGGCTCGTTCCCCGGGCCGACCATCAGGGCGCGGCGGGGGCGCGCGTCCAAGGTGCGGGTCACCAACCGGATGACGACACCCTCGTCGGTGCACCTGCACGGCGCGGACGTGGCGCCCTCCAGCGACGGTCACCCGGTGGACCTCATCCAGCCGGGCGAGAGCAAGATCTACCACTATCCGAACCGGCAGCCCGCCGCGACGCTGTGGTACCACGACCACGCCCACCACATCGAGGCCGAACAGGTCTACCGGGGGCTGGCCGGGCTCTACCTGATCGGTGACGCCGAGTCGGACGCGCTGGGGCTGCCCGGCGGGCAGTACGACATCCCGCTGTTCATCCGGGACGCGGCGTTCGACGAGCAGGGACGGCTGCTGTTCACGTTGGACGACTTCGCGAGCCGACGGGTGGTGCTCGTCAACGGGGCCCACCAGCCCTTTGTGCAGGTGCGGCGGCGCAAGTACCGGCTGCGGCTGGTCAACGCGGCCAACTCCCGCCCGATCCGGCTGGTGCTCAGCGACGGCGGCGAGTTCGTCCGCATCGCCTCCGACGGCGGTCTGCTGGAGCACCCGGTCCGCGGCACGTCGATCGAGCTGTGGCCCGCCGAACGGGCCGAGGTGGTCGTGGACTTCACGAACCACGCCACCGGCAGCACGCTCTACCTGGAGAACGTCTTCAACGGGCCGGAGACGCCCAACCGGCAGCTCCTGCAGTTCCAGGTGGGCGAACCGGTGCCCGACCCCAGCCGGGTGCCCGACACTCTGCGCACCCACCCCGACCTCGGCGAGCCCATCCTGACCCGCACCATCAACATGGGCCGGGACGCCACGAACACGTTCTACGCCATCAACGGCCTGCCGTACGACCCCGACCGGATCGACTTCCGCTGCAAGCGCGGCAGCACGGAGCTGTGGGTCGTCAACAACACCGACGGGCAGTACAACTTCCCGCACTCGATGCACGTCCACCTGGTGCAGTTCCGCGTGCTGGACCGCAACGGCGTCCCGGTGGGGCCCGAGGAGGCGTATCCGAAGGACACGGTGCGCATTCCGGCCGGTCAGACGGTGCGGATGCTGGTGCGCTTCGAGAGTCCCTTCACCGGCGTCTACCCGTACCACTGCCATTTCCTCGACCATTCCTCGGCGCACATGATGGCGCAGTTGGAGGTCGTCCCCTGAGGACCTCCGAGAGGCGGCTCCTGATCGCCGTCGCGGCGGCGCCCGCCGCCCTGGTGACCGCCCTGCTCGCGGTCCGTGCGGGCGCGCCGCCGGCGGTGCCGGGGCTGTCGGGCGAGGGCGCGGTGACCCGGTGGGGGCTGCCCCTGGCGAAGACGGCGATGGACGGCGCCGGCGTCGTGACCGTCGGTGCGGCGTTGATGGCCGTCGTCCTGCTCCCCGGCGCGGACGGGCGGCTGGGGGAGGCGGCGCGAGCCTGGACGACCGTGGCGTCGCGGGCGGCCCTGGCCTGGGCCGTCGCCGCCGTGGTCACGCTGGTGTTCCGGGCCTCCTCGGTCTTCGGCGTGCCGGTGACGGACGTCCTCGGCGGTCGGTTCGGCGAGTTCGTCGACTTCGCGTCCGGGAACGCGCCCGGTCTCGGGCCGGCGGTCGTGGCGGTGCTGTCGGCGGCGGCGTCGATGCTGGCCCGAGGGGCCGCCACGGCCGGTCGCGGCGCGTGGACGCTGGCGGTGGCGTCGGCGGCCCTGCTGCCGCCCGCGTTGACCGGTCATTCGGCCTCGTCGCCCGACCACGACCTCGCGAGCACGGCCGTCGCCGTTCACGTGGTGGCGCCGGCGCTGTGGGTGGGCGGGCTGCTCGCGGTGTGCGTGCACGCCCTACGGCGGCGGCCCGACGCGGACGTCGCCGCCGGGCGCTTCAGCCGGATGGCCCTGTGGTGCTACCTCGTGCTGGCGGTGGCGGGGGTCGCCGCCGCCGTGTCCCGGCTGCCGTCGCCCGCCGACCTGGTGGCCGGGCCGTACGGGATGCTCATCCTGGTCAAGTGCGTGCTGTTGTCGGTGCTCGGACTGATCGGGCATCGGCATCGCACGTCCACGCTGCCGAGACTGCGCGCGGGGAACCCGGGCGCGTTCGTGCGCCTGGCGGTGGGGGAGCTGACCGTGATGGGCGTGGCGATCGGCGTCGCCGTCGCGCTCTCGGAGACGCCGCCGCCCGAGACGCCCCTCCCCGCCGACCCGCTCACCCGCGCCGTGGGCTTCCCCGTGCCGCCGCCGATCACGGTCGTCGACGTGGCGCTGCGGTGGCGGCTCGACCTGGCGATGTGCCTGATCGCCGCGGTGTTCGCCGGGCTGTACGCGGCCGGGGTGCTGCGGCTGCGGCGCGACGGCGTCCGATGGCCCGTGCGCAGAACGCTCGCCTGGTGCGCGGGCGTCCTCCTCCTGGTGGTCGTCACGCAGAGCGGGCTCGCCAAGTACGCCAGGGTGATGTTCAGCATGCACCTGCTCCAGAACATGGCCCTGGCGGGGCCCGTTCCGCTGCTCCTGCTGCTCGGGTCGCCGCTCACGCTGGCGCGGCGTGCGCTCCGCCCGGCGGCGATCCCGGGCGACCGCGGCCCGCGCGAATGGCTCGCCGCGCTGTCCGGGAGCCGGGCCGCGCGGTTCTCCGCCCTTCCGCCGGTGGCCGCCGTGATCTCCATCGCCGCCGTGTACGCGCCGTACACGACACCGCTGTACGAGACGGCGATGGAGATCCCCCTCGGCCACTCGGCGATGAGCCTGGGATACCTGGCGCTGGGCTGCCTGTGCCTGAACGGGCTCCTCGGGTCACGGGCGGCCCGGGCCGGTCACACGTCCAGACGCACGCCGTACTCGGTCATCCAGAAGTCGAACTCGATGAGCCGTTCCAGGACCGCTCGCGCGCCCCAAGGGCCGCCGACCTCGTAGGCGCCCTCGGGGCGGGCGAGCAGCGCCCGGATCCGATGGAGGGGGACGAGCTCCAGCACCGGGGAGCCCGGGGCGCAGAGCTTGTCCACCCGGGCCCGCAACGCCCGCTCGTACGCGTGGTCCTGGGTGGACGGGTAGGGGTTCTTCTTCCTGGTCAGCACCGACTCGGGCAGCAGGTCCGCGACGGCCGCGCGCAGCAGGCTCTTCTCCCGGCCGTCGAAGGTCTTCATCCGCCAGGGGACGTTGTAGACGTACTCGACGAGCCGGTGGTCGCAGAACGGCACCCGGACCTCCAGGCCCGCCGCCATGCTGATCCGGTCCTTGCGGTCCAGCAGGAAGTTCTCCCAGCGGGTGAGGTTGAGGTGGCTCACCTCCCGCATCCGTGCCTGCAGCGCGCCCTCGCCCGGCAGCCGGGGCACCTCGGCCAGCGCCTCGGAGTACCGCTGCGCGATGTAGTCGCCCAGCCCGAGCCGGTCCCACAGGCCCGCCTCGCGGAGCGCGCCGATCCCGCCCGCCTTCTCGAACGGGTGATGCCAGGGGAACGTGGAGCCGTGCACGGCCGCCGGGTCGTGGAACCAGGTGTAGCCGCCGAACAGCTCGTCGGCCGCCTCGCCGGACAGCGCCACCGTCACCCGCTCCTTGATGGCCCGGCAGAG
The DNA window shown above is from Thermomonospora umbrina and carries:
- a CDS encoding multicopper oxidase family protein; amino-acid sequence: MLNRRDSLKLGAVAGAAMLVPAGRLSAVFADDEGTASTPFTRALPIPPVLRPVSSTADHDLYDMTLAPTTASILPGLQTPLLTFNGSFPGPTIRARRGRASKVRVTNRMTTPSSVHLHGADVAPSSDGHPVDLIQPGESKIYHYPNRQPAATLWYHDHAHHIEAEQVYRGLAGLYLIGDAESDALGLPGGQYDIPLFIRDAAFDEQGRLLFTLDDFASRRVVLVNGAHQPFVQVRRRKYRLRLVNAANSRPIRLVLSDGGEFVRIASDGGLLEHPVRGTSIELWPAERAEVVVDFTNHATGSTLYLENVFNGPETPNRQLLQFQVGEPVPDPSRVPDTLRTHPDLGEPILTRTINMGRDATNTFYAINGLPYDPDRIDFRCKRGSTELWVVNNTDGQYNFPHSMHVHLVQFRVLDRNGVPVGPEEAYPKDTVRIPAGQTVRMLVRFESPFTGVYPYHCHFLDHSSAHMMAQLEVVP
- a CDS encoding cytochrome c oxidase assembly protein → MTALLAVRAGAPPAVPGLSGEGAVTRWGLPLAKTAMDGAGVVTVGAALMAVVLLPGADGRLGEAARAWTTVASRAALAWAVAAVVTLVFRASSVFGVPVTDVLGGRFGEFVDFASGNAPGLGPAVVAVLSAAASMLARGAATAGRGAWTLAVASAALLPPALTGHSASSPDHDLASTAVAVHVVAPALWVGGLLAVCVHALRRRPDADVAAGRFSRMALWCYLVLAVAGVAAAVSRLPSPADLVAGPYGMLILVKCVLLSVLGLIGHRHRTSTLPRLRAGNPGAFVRLAVGELTVMGVAIGVAVALSETPPPETPLPADPLTRAVGFPVPPPITVVDVALRWRLDLAMCLIAAVFAGLYAAGVLRLRRDGVRWPVRRTLAWCAGVLLLVVVTQSGLAKYARVMFSMHLLQNMALAGPVPLLLLLGSPLTLARRALRPAAIPGDRGPREWLAALSGSRAARFSALPPVAAVISIAAVYAPYTTPLYETAMEIPLGHSAMSLGYLALGCLCLNGLLGSRAARAGHTSRRTPYSVIQKSNSMSRSRTARAPQGPPTS
- a CDS encoding glycosyltransferase translates to MRVLLSVYGSRGDVEPMAALAVRLRELGVESRVCAPPDEEFAERLAGAGVTLVPAGLPVREFIKRAGARPAENFQDSVAALLAAQYEAVAAAAEGCDLVVATGLMPASAAARSVAERMGIAYMLTAYCPWILPSPHHRPFSYPTRPLPEDVTDNRALWELDRENMNVIFGGPLNEHRRSIGLPPVESVRDHVFTDRPLLAADPTLAPWRRPADLDVVQTGAWIIPDDRPLSPDLMAFLDAGAPPVYVGFGSMSMSTSKDAAQVAIEAVRGHGRRAIVSQGWADLGLIDDKDDCFAIGEANHQALFGRVAAVVHHGGGGTTTKAALAGAPQVIVPQVVDQPYWGRRVTELGIGATLDGPTPTTETLSAALDTALALETRSRASGLAGEIRTDGAATTARLILDTLG
- a CDS encoding TetR-like C-terminal domain-containing protein; this encodes MLLAAKGPSFTMDELASAAGVGRASVFRRYATKRDMLLDALTLALNAQVPETPDTGSLEGDLMVIVTQTLAGWNTPEFAKTTREVFGEAARDPGVAEVIRTAMRDKRRSDWAIFERAIDRGELSPDTDLWLLADMVVGLVVYRGLIDVPQPDPASMVRALLHGFAR